One Succinispira mobilis DSM 6222 genomic window carries:
- the cobJ gene encoding precorrin-3B C(17)-methyltransferase translates to MQNSNESNNNSSCPGKLYVVGLGPGSYGDMSHRAETALQESNIIVGYNTYIKLIEKLIVGKEVVGTAMMQEIERCQRAVELAAQGNQVAVVSSGDSGIYGMAGLVIELVHKLPAEQRPQLEVVPGISAVSAAASVLGAPLMHDFAVISLSDLLTPWEKIQKRIVMAAEGDFVTALYNPKSTRRTSQIEFVRETMLKCRAAKTPVGIVTNATREGEICVISDLENFTNEEIAMFSLVIIGNSQTYVENGRMITPRGYHV, encoded by the coding sequence ATGCAAAACAGCAATGAATCAAATAACAATAGCAGTTGTCCAGGAAAACTTTACGTGGTAGGCTTAGGCCCTGGTAGTTATGGAGATATGAGCCATCGAGCAGAAACCGCTTTACAAGAAAGCAATATTATTGTCGGCTACAACACTTATATCAAATTAATTGAAAAACTAATTGTCGGTAAAGAAGTTGTGGGCACAGCAATGATGCAAGAAATTGAAAGATGTCAACGGGCGGTAGAACTAGCGGCACAAGGCAATCAAGTAGCAGTTGTATCTAGTGGTGATTCAGGAATTTATGGCATGGCTGGTTTAGTTATTGAGTTAGTTCATAAATTACCGGCAGAACAACGGCCTCAATTGGAAGTAGTACCAGGAATTAGTGCGGTAAGCGCCGCGGCATCAGTACTAGGAGCACCACTTATGCATGACTTTGCGGTGATTAGTTTAAGTGACTTGCTAACACCTTGGGAAAAAATTCAAAAAAGAATTGTTATGGCGGCAGAAGGCGATTTTGTAACAGCTTTATACAATCCTAAAAGTACTAGAAGAACTTCTCAAATTGAGTTTGTTCGCGAAACTATGTTAAAATGTCGCGCTGCTAAAACGCCTGTAGGTATTGTAACTAATGCAACTCGTGAAGGTGAAATCTGTGTTATTTCTGATTTAGAAAACTTTACTAATGAAGAAATTGCGATGTTTTCTTTAGTAATTATTGGCAATAGCCAAACTTACGTAGAAAACGGTCGGATGATTACACCTAGAGGTTACCACGTATGA
- a CDS encoding YbjN domain-containing protein — MVTINQMAEDFARFLSEQKIAADPLMYNEDNEAYLWLPTSLDDAAYKLLIVFAPTNFYVDIRCFNILEDIKAEERSEILLVLNELNQNKRWGKFYLEENGSVSLLASLLSSKCEIDSADVYELAVMVKATVDSLKSKFS, encoded by the coding sequence ATGGTCACAATAAATCAAATGGCGGAAGATTTTGCGAGATTTTTAAGTGAACAGAAAATTGCTGCCGACCCTTTAATGTATAATGAAGACAATGAAGCTTATTTATGGCTACCTACTAGTTTGGACGATGCAGCTTATAAATTGCTGATTGTATTTGCACCGACTAATTTTTATGTGGATATTCGCTGCTTTAATATTTTAGAAGATATTAAGGCCGAAGAGCGGAGCGAAATTTTGTTGGTTCTTAACGAATTAAATCAAAATAAACGTTGGGGAAAGTTTTACTTGGAAGAAAATGGTTCTGTTTCTTTGTTAGCATCTTTGCTAAGTTCTAAATGCGAAATTGACAGTGCTGATGTTTATGAATTGGCTGTGATGGTAAAAGCAACTGTTGATTCCTTAAAAAGTAAATTTTCTTAG
- the hisD gene encoding histidinol dehydrogenase, with protein sequence MKIIKSADLTSQQLEKLLTKPAFDQVELSAGIKKGILAMFGEELTAKQVVEKILQAVRAEGDQAVYHYTKLIDQVDFSKSGMQVTDAEIATAYQRVKPNVLAAIKTAIANVEKFHQEQLPKSWLTYREHGSILGQNTTALDSVGIYVPGGTATYPSSVIMNAVPAKVAGVKEIIMVVPPAKDGSVDDYVLVTAAEIGVSKIFKVGGAQAVAALAFGTETVPKVDKITGPGNIFVTLAKKEVYGYCDIDMLAGPSEILIIADEQANPKYIASDMLGQAEHDSLASSILITTSLKTALATCAELEKQLPLLSRANIARTALEANGLIIVVEDLLQAADLANISAPEHLEVLTQAPFELLPYLKHAGAIFLGEYSPEPLGDYFAGPNHVLPTGGTAKFYSVLNTETFMKKTSIIAYSQKALQAVHQDIIAMAEAEGLTAHANAIKVRFNS encoded by the coding sequence ATAAAAATTATTAAAAGTGCTGATTTAACCAGCCAACAACTAGAAAAACTTTTAACTAAACCGGCCTTTGATCAAGTGGAATTATCCGCTGGCATCAAAAAAGGAATTTTGGCGATGTTCGGCGAAGAACTCACCGCCAAACAGGTAGTTGAAAAAATTCTCCAAGCCGTACGCGCGGAAGGCGACCAAGCTGTTTATCATTATACTAAGCTAATTGATCAAGTTGATTTTTCTAAAAGTGGTATGCAAGTTACGGATGCTGAAATAGCTACAGCCTACCAAAGGGTTAAACCTAATGTGCTAGCTGCAATAAAAACCGCAATAGCTAATGTAGAAAAATTTCATCAAGAACAACTGCCTAAATCTTGGTTAACTTACCGCGAACATGGTAGTATTTTGGGGCAAAATACCACAGCCTTAGATAGTGTTGGGATTTATGTGCCTGGGGGAACAGCCACCTATCCTTCTTCAGTTATTATGAATGCGGTTCCTGCCAAAGTAGCCGGTGTAAAAGAAATTATCATGGTTGTTCCACCTGCCAAAGATGGTAGTGTTGATGATTATGTTCTGGTTACCGCCGCCGAAATCGGTGTTAGCAAAATTTTCAAAGTTGGTGGGGCCCAAGCAGTAGCTGCTTTGGCTTTTGGCACAGAAACTGTACCAAAGGTAGATAAAATAACTGGACCAGGTAATATTTTTGTGACTTTAGCAAAAAAAGAAGTGTATGGTTATTGTGATATTGATATGCTAGCTGGTCCAAGTGAAATTCTAATTATTGCCGATGAGCAAGCTAATCCTAAATATATTGCCAGCGATATGCTTGGTCAAGCTGAACATGACAGTTTAGCCTCTAGTATTTTAATTACTACCAGCTTAAAAACAGCTTTAGCCACCTGTGCTGAACTAGAAAAGCAACTGCCGCTATTATCAAGAGCGAATATCGCCCGCACAGCGTTAGAGGCCAATGGTCTTATTATTGTGGTTGAAGATTTATTGCAAGCAGCAGACTTAGCCAATATTTCCGCCCCAGAACATTTAGAGGTTTTAACCCAGGCCCCCTTTGAATTGTTGCCTTACTTAAAACATGCTGGTGCAATTTTTTTAGGCGAGTATTCACCTGAACCTTTAGGCGATTACTTTGCTGGGCCAAATCATGTTTTACCAACTGGCGGTACTGCTAAATTTTATTCCGTGCTCAATACAGAAACTTTTATGAAAAAAACCAGTATTATTGCGTACAGTCAAAAAGCTCTGCAAGCAGTGCACCAAGATATTATCGCCATGGCTGAAGCTGAAGGTTTAACTGCTCATGCTAATGCAATAAAAGTCAGATTTAATTCTTAA
- the hisZ gene encoding ATP phosphoribosyltransferase regulatory subunit, which translates to MKKLLLPTAYGTRDIIALEAYNKRIMESNIADIFIKWGYQEVVTPTYEFLDTFNIGIDKGMDEQSIKFFDRNNKTLVLRPDMTSPLARLVSTRLYSSQASVHKLFYIANVFRHEQTQSGRQCEFYQAGVECFGISSPLADAEIIALAIESIKSTGLTQFAINLGHVDFINGLLDELNIDLLQRTEIQALINSKNAVGLSEILEESSGCEEILLTLKNILFLKGDIQFLQNLRAKIKNATSLAALDNLLDIYQLLTAYKLENYIVFDLGLARDMEYYSGMVFEGYTANLGYSLCGGGRYDRLMDSFGLNCSATGFALGIERLTLLLARQGLLQKPAARKVLIAWSQNSLSKAIQQASFFQNKGYITTLASHELTPLEINALEQEKIYDDIIRL; encoded by the coding sequence ATGAAGAAATTACTTTTACCTACTGCTTACGGAACTCGTGATATAATCGCGTTAGAAGCCTATAATAAACGTATTATGGAAAGTAATATTGCCGATATTTTTATTAAATGGGGTTATCAAGAAGTAGTTACTCCCACCTATGAATTTCTTGATACTTTCAATATTGGCATTGATAAAGGCATGGATGAACAAAGCATCAAGTTTTTCGATCGCAATAATAAAACTTTGGTGCTCAGGCCCGATATGACTTCTCCCTTAGCCCGTTTAGTTAGTACTCGTCTATACAGTTCCCAAGCATCTGTACACAAACTTTTTTACATCGCTAATGTTTTTCGCCATGAACAAACTCAAAGTGGTCGTCAGTGCGAATTTTATCAGGCAGGCGTAGAGTGCTTTGGAATTTCTTCGCCTTTAGCTGATGCTGAAATAATTGCCCTAGCCATCGAAAGTATTAAAAGTACTGGACTTACACAATTTGCAATTAATTTGGGGCATGTAGACTTTATTAACGGCCTATTGGATGAACTAAATATTGATCTTTTGCAGCGGACAGAAATCCAAGCACTAATTAACAGTAAAAATGCCGTAGGTCTTAGTGAAATTCTTGAAGAAAGTAGCGGTTGTGAGGAAATTTTACTTACTTTAAAAAATATTTTATTTTTAAAAGGTGATATTCAATTTTTACAAAATTTGCGAGCTAAAATTAAAAATGCTACTAGTTTAGCAGCCCTTGACAATCTACTCGATATTTACCAATTACTCACTGCCTATAAGTTAGAAAATTACATTGTCTTTGATTTAGGTTTAGCCAGAGATATGGAGTATTATAGCGGCATGGTTTTCGAAGGCTACACGGCTAATCTGGGGTATTCACTCTGTGGCGGTGGTCGTTATGATCGTCTAATGGATTCGTTTGGGCTAAATTGTTCGGCAACTGGTTTCGCCTTAGGAATCGAGCGCCTAACCTTATTATTAGCCCGCCAAGGTTTGTTACAAAAACCGGCTGCGCGCAAAGTCCTTATCGCTTGGTCGCAAAACAGTCTCTCTAAGGCTATTCAACAGGCTAGTTTTTTCCAAAACAAAGGCTATATAACCACCTTAGCCTCCCACGAACTTACCCCCTTAGAAATTAATGCTCTAGAACAAGAAAAAATTTATGACGATATCATTCGCTTATAG
- the hisC gene encoding histidinol-phosphate transaminase produces MKIRKDIDLLPSYSANEFQADIILDANESAFNIPLSLQNIIADLIKNYTFNRYPPINAFNLRTTIAKRYNLTANEVQVGNGSSSLIANVCQLFAGSENKILYPAPSFSMYETYIRLAQCTPVAYPLTENFDLDIPALIKKIELEQPNLVIICNPNNPTGNLSKPEQLELLLQNTSCPILIDEAYIEFSCNKSMTAYLEHYPQLIILRTFSKAYALANLRLGYILGNSNFIELLNKIILPYPVSGLNLAIGNCVFENLILYQAQIQTIITERNRVNEALQQFGFTTIKSATNFIFFYGASAQQMQSLATTLAQAKIAIRNFTNNATLKHGIRLTIGTPNENTQVLQLIKQYTVQEGR; encoded by the coding sequence ATGAAAATTAGAAAAGATATCGATTTACTACCTTCTTATAGTGCTAATGAATTTCAGGCTGATATTATCTTAGATGCTAATGAAAGCGCCTTTAATATTCCCTTAAGCTTACAAAATATAATTGCTGATTTAATCAAAAATTATACTTTCAATCGTTACCCCCCTATCAATGCTTTTAATTTACGGACTACAATTGCCAAGCGCTATAATTTAACCGCAAACGAAGTGCAAGTCGGCAATGGCTCTAGTTCTTTAATCGCTAATGTCTGCCAACTTTTCGCAGGTAGTGAAAATAAAATTCTCTACCCCGCCCCTTCTTTTTCCATGTATGAAACTTATATTCGCTTAGCTCAATGTACGCCTGTTGCCTATCCATTAACTGAGAACTTCGATCTCGATATACCTGCTTTGATTAAGAAAATTGAGCTAGAACAACCGAATTTAGTAATAATTTGCAATCCTAATAATCCTACTGGCAATTTAAGCAAGCCTGAACAATTAGAACTACTATTGCAAAATACTAGTTGTCCGATTTTAATTGATGAAGCCTATATCGAGTTTAGCTGTAATAAATCTATGACCGCCTATTTAGAACATTACCCTCAATTAATTATCCTAAGAACATTTTCTAAAGCCTACGCCTTAGCTAATTTACGTTTAGGCTATATTTTGGGCAATAGCAACTTTATTGAGTTACTTAATAAAATAATTTTGCCCTATCCAGTAAGTGGCCTAAACCTGGCAATTGGCAACTGTGTTTTCGAAAATCTTATTTTGTATCAAGCCCAAATTCAAACTATTATAACGGAGCGCAATCGCGTAAATGAGGCGTTGCAGCAATTCGGATTCACAACCATAAAATCAGCGACAAATTTCATTTTTTTCTATGGCGCTTCAGCGCAACAAATGCAAAGTTTAGCAACTACTTTAGCCCAAGCTAAAATTGCTATTCGTAATTTCACCAACAATGCCACTTTAAAACATGGTATCCGTTTAACTATTGGCACCCCTAATGAAAATACGCAAGTACTACAATTAATAAAACAATACACTGTGCAAGAAGGCAGGTAA
- the cbiT gene encoding precorrin-6Y C5,15-methyltransferase (decarboxylating) subunit CbiT, with protein sequence MTKQEIRILTIVKAKILPTDIVLDVGAGTGSLSIEAARQAYLGKVYAIERNSEGCELIQQNKMKFACDNLEIIAGVAPEAIPELEKLNVVLIGGSGGNLAAVFTKIHPWLVAGGRIIVNAITIETLAATLEYFHSNSEYEYETVAVQVNKLRSVGAYHMLQAENQIYIITAIKKG encoded by the coding sequence ATGACCAAGCAAGAAATAAGAATTTTAACTATTGTCAAAGCTAAAATTCTACCGACTGATATTGTGCTAGATGTCGGAGCAGGTACAGGTTCATTAAGCATTGAGGCAGCTAGGCAAGCTTATTTAGGCAAGGTATATGCGATAGAGCGCAATAGTGAAGGGTGTGAGCTAATTCAACAAAATAAAATGAAGTTTGCTTGCGATAATTTAGAAATTATAGCTGGGGTGGCGCCAGAGGCAATTCCTGAGTTGGAAAAATTAAATGTAGTTTTAATTGGTGGCAGTGGTGGCAATTTAGCTGCTGTTTTTACTAAAATTCATCCTTGGCTAGTAGCGGGGGGGCGAATTATTGTAAATGCCATTACCATTGAAACCTTAGCAGCTACTTTAGAATATTTTCATTCTAATAGTGAGTATGAGTATGAGACAGTTGCCGTGCAAGTTAATAAACTGCGTAGCGTAGGTGCTTACCATATGTTACAAGCAGAAAATCAAATATATATTATAACAGCGATAAAAAAAGGCTAG
- the cbiE gene encoding precorrin-6y C5,15-methyltransferase (decarboxylating) subunit CbiE: protein MEFKIKVVGIGPGSRDYILPIALRYIEQAKVLIGGKRALTEYSKPEQETFPILNNIMEVIQFIKLKLATTDVVVMVSGDTGFHSLLTRLRQEFPVEQLEVIPGICSLQLAFARAADYWQDAKFISLHGESFAPEKISLALYKKIAMLTDHKNTPSKIASYFLENGWPSNSEAVICSNLSYPDEIVAKMSLREMLQASEYKNCVVIVCARK from the coding sequence TTGGAATTTAAAATAAAAGTTGTGGGTATTGGCCCAGGTAGTAGAGATTATATTTTACCAATTGCCTTAAGATATATTGAGCAGGCGAAAGTTCTAATTGGTGGCAAGCGGGCTTTAACAGAGTATAGTAAACCAGAGCAAGAAACTTTTCCAATTTTAAATAATATAATGGAAGTTATACAGTTTATTAAATTAAAATTAGCAACAACTGATGTAGTAGTAATGGTTTCTGGCGATACAGGTTTTCATAGTTTATTGACTCGCCTAAGACAGGAATTTCCCGTAGAGCAACTAGAAGTAATTCCAGGGATTTGTTCTTTGCAGTTAGCTTTTGCCCGGGCGGCTGATTATTGGCAAGATGCTAAATTTATTAGCTTACATGGGGAAAGTTTTGCCCCAGAGAAAATAAGCTTAGCTTTATATAAAAAAATTGCGATGCTCACAGATCATAAAAATACTCCCTCAAAAATAGCCAGTTATTTTTTAGAAAACGGTTGGCCCTCAAATTCAGAAGCAGTGATCTGTAGTAATTTATCATATCCAGATGAAATAGTGGCTAAAATGAGTTTGCGGGAAATGCTTCAAGCTTCGGAATATAAGAATTGTGTGGTGATAGTTTGTGCAAGAAAATAG
- the cobK gene encoding precorrin-6A reductase, which yields MILILAGTQDGRELAAELTALGYQVCISVTTEYGRSLAAPAAELVNDLPLDATALRAFIAKHQIRLLIDASHPYARGASENALQVTAALNLPYIRYERQSSQFPAYEKLHVVDTIQAACQVANNISGTVFLTTGSRALAEFKANLASDKRVIARILPDAKVLAEVLALGFSPKDIIAMQGPFSEAMNSTMFADFATQIMIMKESGKIGGSDEKFLAAQRLNLDIIIIKRPKLEYRVLVHDFTELLKKIKEVL from the coding sequence ATGATTTTAATTCTCGCGGGTACGCAAGATGGACGCGAACTCGCAGCCGAGTTAACAGCATTAGGATACCAAGTTTGTATTTCGGTGACTACGGAATATGGTCGAAGTTTAGCAGCGCCAGCCGCAGAATTAGTAAATGATTTACCTTTAGATGCCACTGCATTACGGGCGTTTATTGCTAAACACCAAATTAGATTATTAATCGATGCTAGCCACCCGTATGCGCGGGGTGCTTCAGAGAATGCTCTACAAGTTACAGCAGCTTTGAATTTGCCTTATATTCGTTATGAACGGCAGAGTTCGCAGTTTCCCGCTTATGAAAAGTTGCATGTGGTAGACACAATACAAGCAGCGTGCCAAGTTGCCAATAATATTTCAGGTACAGTTTTTTTGACCACGGGCTCTAGAGCTTTGGCTGAATTTAAAGCAAATTTAGCTAGCGATAAACGGGTGATCGCTAGAATATTACCAGATGCAAAAGTGTTAGCAGAAGTTTTGGCTTTAGGATTTTCGCCTAAAGATATTATTGCTATGCAAGGGCCATTTTCAGAAGCAATGAATAGCACAATGTTTGCTGATTTCGCTACACAAATTATGATTATGAAAGAAAGCGGTAAAATTGGTGGGAGTGATGAGAAATTTTTAGCAGCACAGCGCTTGAACCTAGATATCATCATCATCAAACGTCCTAAACTAGAGTATCGAGTTTTGGTGCACGATTTTACCGAGTTGTTAAAAAAAATAAAAGAGGTGCTATGA
- the cobM gene encoding precorrin-4 C(11)-methyltransferase has product MQVTFVGAGPGDKELITVKGSKKLAEADIVIYAGSLVNPILLEYTKANVSVHNSAHMTLDEVIEVTKAGVEKGLKVVRLHTGDPSIYGAIKEQMDKLDELGITYEVVPGVSSFLASAAALNKEFTLPSVSQTIIITRQEGRTPVPEREKLSKLATHGTSMCIFLSVHMIEDVMQELLAGGVYTKDTPVAIVQRASWPEQKIFRGTIGTIAKVVQQEGVDRTAMILVGGFLDSDYELSRLYADDFTHMYREAKK; this is encoded by the coding sequence ATGCAAGTTACATTTGTTGGGGCAGGTCCTGGAGATAAGGAATTAATTACTGTAAAAGGTAGCAAGAAATTAGCGGAAGCGGATATTGTTATTTATGCAGGTTCACTAGTTAATCCAATATTATTAGAATATACTAAGGCTAATGTTAGTGTTCATAATAGTGCGCATATGACTTTAGATGAGGTAATTGAAGTAACTAAAGCTGGGGTAGAAAAAGGCTTAAAAGTAGTAAGATTGCACACTGGGGATCCTAGTATTTATGGCGCTATTAAAGAACAAATGGACAAGTTAGATGAATTGGGCATAACATATGAAGTTGTACCTGGTGTAAGTTCGTTTCTAGCTTCGGCCGCAGCTTTAAATAAAGAATTTACTTTGCCGAGCGTATCGCAAACGATTATTATTACCCGTCAAGAAGGCCGAACTCCAGTGCCAGAGCGTGAAAAACTTAGCAAGCTAGCGACCCATGGAACTAGTATGTGCATATTTTTAAGTGTACATATGATTGAAGATGTAATGCAAGAGTTGTTAGCTGGTGGTGTTTACACTAAAGATACACCAGTAGCCATTGTACAACGCGCTTCTTGGCCAGAACAAAAAATCTTCCGGGGCACGATTGGGACAATAGCAAAAGTTGTTCAACAAGAAGGCGTAGATCGTACAGCGATGATTTTAGTAGGTGGATTTTTAGATAGTGATTATGAACTATCTAGATTATATGCTGATGATTTTACGCATATGTACCGCGAAGCAAAAAAATGA
- the cbiD gene encoding cobalt-precorrin-5B (C(1))-methyltransferase CbiD → MAIEYIEDMRSGYTTGSCVAAALKASIIYLQTGHRPQKVAVLNPQDRPIEVPVAGGSILQQHESAECWVIKDAGDDPDITHGTSVYVRVQLRNDGERVIKAGEGIGIVTKPGLNIPVGQPAINKGPRVMIEKVFEECLQAEQGLEMIISVPAGRELAKKTLNPALGIEGGISIIGTTGIVYPMSEEAFKDSLKPQFEVVKAAGYKIAVMAPGKIGMEIAEKYKLPVEAMVQTSNFIGFMLEQAVRAGFTEVIIWGHIGKLVKLAGGIFHTHSHIADARQEIFASQLALMGASSELIAQVLDCVTTEAIITLLQNTPYSGVYKQLAEKARKRAEQHVYGELTVGIVFVSMAGELLAVDDNARAIGEKMAWNLK, encoded by the coding sequence TTGGCGATAGAATATATAGAAGATATGCGTAGTGGCTATACCACTGGAAGTTGTGTAGCTGCGGCTCTAAAAGCGAGTATTATCTACTTGCAGACGGGTCATAGACCACAGAAAGTTGCAGTTTTAAACCCTCAAGATCGGCCAATTGAAGTTCCCGTAGCTGGAGGCAGTATTTTACAACAACATGAAAGTGCGGAATGTTGGGTAATTAAAGATGCTGGGGATGACCCAGATATTACTCATGGTACAAGCGTATATGTAAGAGTTCAATTAAGAAATGATGGTGAACGAGTTATTAAGGCTGGTGAAGGTATCGGTATAGTAACTAAGCCAGGGCTAAATATTCCTGTAGGACAGCCAGCAATTAACAAAGGGCCAAGAGTAATGATTGAAAAAGTTTTTGAGGAATGCCTACAGGCAGAGCAAGGTTTAGAAATGATTATTTCGGTTCCAGCGGGTAGAGAATTAGCCAAGAAAACTTTAAATCCAGCCTTGGGGATTGAAGGCGGTATTTCGATTATTGGGACGACAGGTATTGTTTATCCTATGTCGGAAGAGGCATTTAAAGATTCTTTAAAACCGCAATTTGAGGTTGTTAAAGCTGCTGGTTATAAAATAGCGGTTATGGCTCCCGGTAAAATTGGCATGGAAATAGCCGAAAAATATAAATTGCCAGTTGAGGCGATGGTGCAAACTAGTAATTTTATTGGCTTTATGCTCGAACAAGCTGTAAGAGCAGGTTTTACGGAAGTTATAATTTGGGGACATATTGGGAAGTTAGTGAAATTAGCAGGTGGTATTTTTCATACGCATAGCCACATTGCAGACGCGCGCCAAGAGATTTTTGCCAGTCAATTAGCTTTAATGGGGGCTAGTTCTGAGCTTATTGCCCAGGTACTAGATTGTGTAACTACCGAAGCAATAATAACCTTATTGCAAAATACTCCTTATAGCGGAGTGTATAAACAATTAGCAGAAAAAGCACGTAAAAGAGCTGAACAACATGTATATGGCGAACTGACAGTAGGCATAGTTTTTGTAAGCATGGCGGGAGAATTATTGGCTGTAGATGATAATGCACGAGCGATAGGAGAGAAGATGGCTTGGAATTTAAAATAA
- a CDS encoding cobalt-precorrin 5A hydrolase, producing the protein MRIAIVSVTKQGSVLAEKIASFKNWQDDELICYAKTGRGLIKHETYDNLGLLLEKIWPKCQLLIFIMATGIVVRSISKFLQHKSLDPAVLCLDEKGKFVISLLSGHLGGANMFAKMLSNKLAGSQAVITTATDVNKLVAPDVIARDFNFKIASFVSLRYINAELADGEDITYYLAAHLEEYRPAIINYNLEVKLFEQLPIELLDKKIVIITDQILPEQWYNRDNILVMIPQHHVIGIGCRRDISGERILTAIRAVCQEQNIDLNSVKSLASAWVKSDEVGLLQTGKILNLPIDFYEQQELMYAIAKYNLRESAYVKKTLGIGNVCEAAALCTVKKGRIKVCKTAMNQITIAVVQENFTW; encoded by the coding sequence ATGAGAATAGCGATAGTTTCCGTGACTAAGCAAGGTAGCGTTTTAGCAGAGAAAATTGCTAGTTTTAAAAATTGGCAAGATGATGAGCTTATTTGTTATGCGAAAACGGGACGCGGCTTAATAAAACATGAAACCTATGATAATCTAGGTCTATTATTGGAAAAAATATGGCCCAAATGTCAATTGTTAATTTTTATTATGGCGACGGGGATTGTGGTTCGAAGTATTAGTAAATTTTTACAGCACAAATCGCTTGATCCAGCGGTATTATGTTTAGATGAAAAAGGCAAGTTTGTGATTAGTTTATTATCGGGACATTTGGGCGGCGCAAATATGTTTGCCAAAATGTTGAGCAATAAACTGGCTGGAAGTCAAGCTGTAATTACCACAGCCACTGACGTCAATAAATTAGTAGCTCCTGATGTAATTGCCCGTGATTTCAACTTTAAAATAGCGAGCTTTGTTAGTTTGCGATATATTAATGCCGAGCTAGCTGATGGCGAGGATATCACTTATTATTTAGCGGCACATTTAGAGGAATATCGTCCAGCGATAATTAATTACAACTTAGAAGTAAAACTATTTGAACAACTACCAATAGAGCTATTAGATAAAAAAATTGTAATTATCACAGATCAAATATTACCAGAACAATGGTATAACCGTGATAATATTTTGGTAATGATTCCACAACATCATGTTATTGGCATAGGTTGTCGGCGTGATATTAGTGGGGAACGAATTTTAACTGCGATACGAGCAGTCTGCCAAGAGCAAAATATTGATTTAAACAGTGTGAAAAGCTTAGCTTCAGCTTGGGTTAAAAGTGATGAAGTTGGCTTGTTACAAACTGGTAAAATCTTAAATTTACCCATAGATTTTTATGAACAACAAGAATTAATGTATGCGATTGCCAAATATAATTTGCGCGAATCCGCTTATGTAAAAAAAACATTAGGCATAGGCAATGTTTGCGAGGCAGCAGCTTTATGCACAGTTAAAAAAGGGAGAATAAAAGTATGCAAAACAGCAATGAATCAAATAACAATAGCAGTTGTCCAGGAAAACTTTACGTGGTAG
- the hisG gene encoding ATP phosphoribosyltransferase, producing the protein MQDYITIALPKGKMFAKSVDLLAKVGYTAENVCEDSRLLIISNPVDKVRFIITKTMDLPTYVECGAADIGIIGKDVLLEENKDVYELLDLKFGLCRLMLAVPEAQVRPQLTDYANLRIATKYPQVTQKFFSQQSMQVEIIKLNGSIELAPMVGLADLIVDIVETGTTLKANKLQEIHKLHTCTARLIANRVSFRMKFNRLHKLVCDLQGLI; encoded by the coding sequence ATGCAAGATTATATTACTATCGCTTTACCCAAGGGTAAAATGTTTGCTAAATCGGTAGATTTATTAGCTAAAGTTGGCTATACTGCAGAAAACGTTTGTGAAGACTCTAGGTTATTAATAATAAGTAACCCCGTTGATAAAGTCCGCTTTATTATTACCAAAACTATGGATTTACCCACCTATGTAGAATGTGGTGCTGCTGATATCGGGATTATAGGCAAAGATGTTTTATTAGAAGAAAATAAAGATGTTTACGAATTATTAGATTTGAAATTTGGGCTATGTCGGCTAATGCTAGCTGTACCCGAAGCTCAAGTGCGCCCCCAATTAACCGACTACGCCAATTTAAGAATCGCCACTAAATATCCGCAAGTAACACAAAAATTTTTTTCTCAGCAAAGCATGCAAGTAGAAATAATAAAACTAAATGGTTCAATCGAATTAGCACCTATGGTAGGTTTAGCTGATTTAATTGTCGATATAGTCGAAACTGGTACAACCTTAAAGGCTAATAAGTTGCAAGAAATCCACAAATTACATACTTGTACAGCAAGACTTATTGCTAATCGAGTTAGTTTTCGGATGAAGTTTAATCGGTTACATAAATTAGTCTGCGATTTACAAGGCCTTATTTAA